In Silene latifolia isolate original U9 population chromosome X, ASM4854445v1, whole genome shotgun sequence, the following proteins share a genomic window:
- the LOC141619477 gene encoding uncharacterized protein LOC141619477, with product MGGFDIRLEEGISMAITEVKDDLYSQVNEEVCKFSSAGAVFWRQQAKVKWIVDGDTVGAWMVLREMNHTFISLIPNNDSPEDVSDYRPISLFNVLMRVVTKCITNRLGHVMGSLVGEFQNAFIPGRHISDNVLLAHEAIHNINSHRKGKEGRFAFKDYMSKAYNRVRWNFLHMVLYKFGFLDDSIFFLHDNDESISHLKKLIDEYCEVSGQVLIEGKSGILFSPGMTLRKSKKEVIRDLVKHVTRRISSWNGVFYDRLRKTTNWCYKNFLSLPKSEGGLGIRNIKCLNQALLAKHAWKMISGKDSYFCTMFRRKMIQKTDHGFVVRRRSISELGVWETPWINGKTPEPRETILTHTFGFLKDLKIKDLKLVNGGWNKDMIKFLFPDEFGNQILAMPCCISQSEDTVFWKNTSDRLYMMWKILIWKIITDTLSVGSGFARRRILGDYTFCLCSSDDDNALETTEHLLRDCPITRRISACFSLGINVNQNGNIGIGDWVVNWIKYLGILEEGGNRTMNIAQKAMDGNKKSLVSGSLVSHDCEGGSNTWFKDGHPLYVIRERRHCRPLRVKVDVGWLRNYDASVGWVVYGNNGLVVAERRVKISAESAL from the exons ATGGGAGGATTTGATATAAGACTTGAAGAAGGAATATCTATGGCCATTACAGAAGTTAAGGATGACTTGTATTCCCAGGTTAATGAAGAAGTATGTAAGTTTTCATCAGCTGGTGCGGTTTTTTGGAGACAACAGGCTAAGGTGAAATGGATCGTAGATGGGgatactgttggagctt GGATGGTTTTAAGGGAAATGAATCATACCTTTATTTCTCTCATTCCTAACAACGATAGTCCTGAAGATGTGTCGGATTACCGCCCGATCAGTTTATTTAATGTTCTTATGAGGGTGGTGACGAAGTGTATTACTAATCGGTTGGGACATGTTATGGGGTCTCTTGTGGGTGAATTCCAGAATGCTTTCATACCGGGAAGGCACATTAGTGATAATGTACTTCTTGCACATGAGGCCATTCATAACATAAATTCTCATCGGAAGGGTAAAGAGGGGAGGTTTGCTTTTAAAGATTACATGAGTAAGGCATATAACAGGGTTCGATGGAATTTCCTGCATATGGTCTTGTACAAATTTGGTTTCCTAG ATGATTCGATCTTCTTCCTGCATGATAATGATGAGTCCATAAGTCACCTGAAGAAGCTCATTGATGAATATTGTGAAGTGTCCGGACAGGTTTTGATTGAAGGAAAGTCAGGAATCTTATTTAGCCCAGGAATGACTCTAAGAAAG TCAAAGAAGGAGGTGATTCGTGATTTAGTGAAACATGTGACAAGGCGCATCTCTTCGTGGAATGGGGTTTTCTATGACCG GTTGCGGAAGACTACTAATTGGTGCTATAAAAATTTCCTCAGTTTACCGAAGAGCGAAGGAGGGCTTGGTATTAGGAACATTAAGTGTCTGAATCAGGCTCTGTTAGCCAAACATGCTTGGAAGATGATATCTGGGAAGGATTCATATTTTTGTACCATGTTTAGGAGGAAAATGATCCAGAAGACTGACCATGGTTTCGTTGTACGGAGGCGAAG TATTTCGGAGTTAGGCGTCTGGGAAACACCTTGGATTAATGGAAAGACTCCGGAACCGAGGGAAACTATCTTGACTCATACTTTTGGTTTCCTGAAGGATTTGAAAATCAAGGATTTGAAGTTGGTGAATGGAGGATGGAATAAGGATATGATTAAATTCCTCTTTCCCGACGAATTTGGGAATCAAATCTTGGCCATGCCGTGTTGTATTTCGCAGAGTGAGGATACAGTTTTCTGGAAGAATACTAGTGATAGGCTTTACATG ATGTGGAAGATATTGATTTGGAAAATTATTACTGATACTTTATCGGTGGGAAGTGGCTTTGCTAGAAGAAGAATTTTGGGGGATTATACCTTTTGTTTGTGCTCTTCTGATGATGATAATGCACTGGAGACTACAGAACATTTATTGAGGGATTGCCCGATAACAAGAAGGATTTCGGCGTGTTTTAGCTTGGGTATCAACGTGAACCAGAATGGCAATATTGGCATTGGAGATTGGGTCGTGAATTGGATTAAATATCTGGGGATTCTTGAGGAAGGTGGCAATAGG ACTATGAACATTGCTCAAAAGGCCATGGACGGTAATAAGAAGTCGTTGGTGAGTGGCTCACTAGTGTCCCACGACTGTGAGGGCGGATCGAATACCTGGTTTAAGGATGGTCATCCGTTATATGTGATTAGGGAACGGAGACATTGTCGGCCTTTAAGGGTGAAAGTGGATGTGGGATGGCTGCGAAATTACGATGCTTCTGTCGGGTGGGTGGTGTATGGTAACAATGGCTTGGTGGTGGCTGAAAGAAGGGTGAAGATTAGCGCGGAATCGGCGCTATAG